atttctttttttttaatttcttttttgatTTAATCTTTATATAACcaggaaaaatcccattgagattaagaatctcttttacatagagtcctggccaagatagacagcagcaaatacaacacacagttacaagattacacagttaaaacacatagaaCACTCACATTTGACAATAAATAATTAGTAAATGTATATGACGAGGTTGAAACTTCTccttattgtgacattattgtgaaaaaaatattgtggaataaatgtatacctttcatgcagtgtcttgtgttgaatttattggaaaaattgtgtattttcagaatataacatccaaaaatgtgtatgacttgtccttgtgtgacttttttcatgatgtttgctgaaaagtgggtaaaaatgaccctttttcagtgacaaataatttgaaaacccacattaatcctgttgctgcttgtaaatgttcattgaacttgcttcctttGAGCCTTAGAAGCAGAGTTTATGGTCTGGCCTTTagaatgaggatcagtttcagtgatttcagttcaaagtcagtgacgtcagatcagccagttcctcagaagacgtcctgggacagtttagtttggattttttggcttctaggtaagaatttgacttCTAATTCTGTACGTAGAGTTgatatgatcataaatctgtatgtattatacactattgtctttctttttctgttgtgaataaagcattccccaacaattaagtctattctaatattagatcagtcaaatcgttacttttactaaccctacccccatcagtatttagtttgtgaaaaaaatacagaccattgtaaaaaaaaaaaaaaaaaaacttgcattcactcaattttcaatatctagcctccaaaactGAATCAATtgtgcccacctacatgggcttcttgaacacgccagtaacagtaaatctcaaaaaccacaattaaatttcggttaatgaatttaccgcgtcagacatctttatattttatacaccgGGTACTCTTTCCGCTTTGCTCTGACTTAAACTGCGTGCCCATGCGGAACACATGACCGccggtgtttctccaccttactccaataCTTCTGTAAAAACGGCTGTCCGGTTAAATCCGGGCTGCCCCAGAGGGGGGTcgcgtaatttaaattaactcaccagttatgtttcggatggaaggaccaaaccaggagaaatggaagaacttACCAaagagaaggtttgaggttttaaaaagttaaaataatagtttggtttattgcttcaggcaaaaacagggaaaaggtcaaaaaaaggaaagaagtcAGTGATCAtttagtctagcatcaaacacactattcgtctcCCCCTTGTCTCGTCTCGTCatcacattttatagtcttcagtcacttggaagacttccatatttggttcaTAATCTCAATGATTGGTCGAAcacttgttgctgggtaaaacatgtcacagcttaCGTCAATAACTCCACATTAGCTAATtctaacaaaaaacacattagaaagttcacctgagttaatcacaccttggtttgacatttgcaccaacGATTTAGCTAACACTGCATAgttaaaccacaaagagtttctgTAAGTATGTCTAGTTCTAACACTTGAGcaattcttgaccacagaaagtccctaagttcataatcaagatgAACTCAGCTCgcttttaccacaaagctgcaagaCAAGATCTTTTTCTGGCCTTTTCTCTGAGTTCAGCACACATGAACCTGACCcgacactgactgttcagtacaaaggaGGATGCATCTGCGAAAATagaagattcttcaagcaaaacaacctgCAACATTACTTTttgtcttctccattttggttcatgatgtatgatgtatgatattcacctgacattgtagagcaaaatttaaagtcacattcaactaccatttaatacgatccgtatcacaggctacaattagtttatatcatttaggcccatttactttcctaaagtgagatcaagttttttttacaaccaaattttcatattggtttttgaaactgcccaccaatttgttagatttggacttgctctgtcaatgatgaagccaatttaaccagAGATTTTGCATAAAGGATTTCAGATTCaaattcctgagaaaatttgaccctaaactgatatattttcagtccataaccaagaacctGAATTTttgtccttaaccctttcatgcacaaattatgagaacctgaagcaaaattttttattcctctttaggcatgaaaaaacacaatgtgactgaaaactttcttctggaaaaaaaaaaaaaaaaaaaaaaaattcaaaaatacataaaaaaaataacaatgaaaaaaaaattatgaacctatttttcatgaagctgcaaaaatgtccactcagctggacaccacatgtttaatttttgatgcacagaaacatgtatttagtgataaactgtgtgaaaactatggggaggacttgtgattctgggggtttatgctcaggagagatctacataatgttactaattcatgtcagaaaagatgtgtagtgtcttaaaactttaataaagatatgtgtggaaaacaaacaaacaaacaaaaaaaacaacgaaaagaacaacaaaatccatgaatatacaagaaaacagctgtagaatagcgatacgagtatcggcatcggctccgatactcagtgtgtgtactcgtactcgtaaaagacatctgatacaaatgcaccgataccacttatggccgtttgattcccagttcagtgcagcaggtacgaggaggaggaataatgtgtgtggagtgtgaagagtgtggagattgaaccaaataaatgacggtgataaaagtaacgctgactgacagtaacattacagacacagacagatacagaccctttcatgcacgaattagagaaaaaatcttgattaaggttctcatgagtgttttaatttctctttaaacatgaaaaaaaaaacaatgtgattgaaaaaaattcttatttaaaaaaataaacagataaaataaataaaaagtcaaaaaaaaaaacataaaaaagtaaaaaagtaaaaaagaaataataataataataataatagtaatcatcatcatcattatcatcatcatcattatcaccatcatcatcatcagctggacaccatgcgtttaattgttgaagcaacaaaacatgtatttactgataaattgtgtgaaaactatgggagggggggcttgtgattctgggggtttatgctcaggggagatctacacaaggtttccaattcatgtcagaaaagatacgtagtgtcttaaaactttaataaagatatgtgtggaaaaaaaacaaacaaaaaaaaagaacaaaatccatgaatatacaagagaacagctggagaataactgtccactgtagtgaccagtatgcatgaaagggttaatgtcactaaaatgcaactgaaaccttgaaccttgtcatatgttgttcaggttattcacattttcataaagggatttttacttttttgcagtacaacagaaaaatttggattattatttacaagttactatgttattattttactgtcccggcccactttagatcatattgggctgaatgtggaacctgatctaaaatgagtttgacagccctggtgcaGTTAATTAATACAAACTAATCAGTTAAATTGACGTTTGGATGACTCACTCCTTTCTCCAGGAACAGCTGGTCTGCTGACAGGTGGTAGGTGCTGATCAAACCCCCGAGGACACGGATTGTTGTTTCAAAAAGGTTCACATCCACATTCTTGTGGAAGGAGAGGTCCATCTCCACCCAGACCCTCGCCTCAGTAAACTCTGTATGAAGTAAAAATGGTCTAAATTACATCTATCCTGTAATTAtccaactatcctttcacaaaaaatgtgaataacctgaaatgttttaagtataattttgacaatattctgcctgttacttaatgttttgtgtatttgtagatctactgtgatctgtaaatagtgtatgtgcttaaccctttcatgcacgaattatgagaaccttaatcaagattttttttcctgagtgtttttattcctctttatgcatgaaaaaaaaacaatgtgattgatttttttttttttttttttaaatcaacctgtttttcatggagttataaaaatgtccactcagctacaccatgaattttattcttgaagcaaagaaacatggatttaaccctttcatgcacgaagtatgagaaccttaatcaaaattttttcctgagtgtttttattcctctttaggcatgaaaaaaacaatgtgactgaaaactttcttctgaaaaataagttttaaaaataataataaaataacaataattttaaaaaaaggaaaaaatacattaaaaaaaaaaaataatgacaaaaaataattcttatgaacctatttttcatgaagttgcaaaaatgtccactcagctggacaccatgtgtttaatttttgacgcacagaaacatgtatttactgataaaatgtgtgaaaactatgggtaattcttgtgattctgggggtttatgctcaggagagatctacataatgttaccaattcatgtcagataagatatgtagtgtcttaaaactttgataaacatatgtgtaaaaaaaaacaaaaaaacaatgaaaagaacaacaaaatctatgaatatgcaagaaaatagctgtccactggagtgaccagtatgcatgaaagggttaaaacccaatatcataaagtgatataaaaacagtgaaatgaaaccatgtttaatgcagctaatctgatgttttctcacattttaacgtattctaatactaattattactcacttcatggagataatatgcaaaaaataaatattaacaattgatttccactcaagaaccaattaagaacagcaaagttacaataatggtatgaattgcagtttatgagatgatgcataagtgtccactgtgttggttgatatggaactaaaacaacaaaacccatgaatatacaagattaaccctttcatgcacagtggtcactccagtggacagttactctacagctgttctcttgtatattcatgggttttgttgttttagctccatatcaaccaacacagtggacacttatgcaccatcccataaactgactttcataccattattgtaactgtgctgttcttgataaacctgatctgcactaacatgtttgaggggAAACCAatcactaattgttattagactgtaattaccagtttttgcttttttttttttttttttaagtaataagtttttttttttttttttttgcatattatctccatgaagtgagtcatcATTTGTATTTGGgtatgagaaaacatctgattagcagccttaaaaatgtttttaatcgcatagttttccatatcactttctgatagaaacttttaaatacatgtttctttgcttcaaaaattaaatgcaaggtgtccagctgagttgacATATTTGCAAccccttaaaaaacaaaaacaaacaaaaaactcaatcacattgtttttttttgtttttttaatgtctaaagaggaatataaacactcaggaaaaatatcttgacgaaggtccttataattcatgcatgaaagggttaaagctgtagaataactgtccactgtagtgaccactatgcatgaaagggttcagatGTACATGTCAATGGAATAttataaaaagcaataaataaataatagaaaaaaaacagacaaaagtttgtagttgacattaatcataggttattatgttactattttattggtccggcccacttcagatcatactgggctgaaggtggaacctaaactaaaatgagttccacactcCTGACCTACAGTAACAGGCAGATCAAACGTTCTCTAAATGTCTCGTGGCATGTTTGTGCAGTCTGTAAATCCAGAGCAGGACTGAATAAAACTGCAGGAGGAAAATGTGCTGTTTGTGACGACAATATACGTGACcatgttagcctcatagcataacggCTCACCAGATCATGGGGTATTTGGTTGATATATCAACTTGTGGACTGTAATTATAtgaaatgtaatctaatgtaatgtgttataatctaacctaatataatctaaagtaatgtaatctaatctaatctgatgtaatctaatctagtactatctaatgtaatctaatataatctcatttaatataatctaatgtaatccaatgtaatgcaatctaacctaaaataattttatgcAATCTAACTttatataatctaatgtaatgtaatgcaatataatctaatgtaatctaatctaatgtaacctactgtaatctaatctaataaaatgcAATCCAACCTAATATAATCCAATGtcatttaatctaatgtaatgtaatgtagtcgAATCTAATgatatctaatctaatgtaacctaatctaataAAATGTATTCTAATGCAATGCAATGttctgtaatctaatctaatctaataaaatctgatgtaatctaacctaaaaaaatgtaatgtaatctgatataatctaatctaatgtaacctaacagaatacagtctactctcgttataccgccaacttccgttcacgtccaaattggcggtatagtgaaaatggcgttacaacgggttgcgtccataatgtgcatgtctttactatatgatgtctatgctgcctccgttaacccgttctaattgcgtttctaataaatcttgattctgttatgttgtaagggatcatttaaagtggggaaacattttaagcattattataccgtgtcgggaaatgacaccccatcatcttgaggctttggcttaatcccacgtcctcttcccgacatcctgacctactgagtgttctgcgataaatgaacggtggccgttccgtagacctactcgtagcttgtcgcgatcagcgtctggcgcgtttgtttcagtgcattgttaaaatttatgtgtactcgatggcaatcacgctagcggtataacggtcgggaaatcaatggtataagtgttgtttgtgcatggaactgggctggcggatggcgataggcggaaatggcggtagctaatggaataatgcattggggatttttgtgcaatggttttggtcggcggtgagcgaaaatggcggtataacggcgggcggtttaacgagagtagactgtataatgtaatgtaatgcaatgtcatctaatctaatttaatgtaatctaatataatctactataatgtaatctaacctaatataatCAAATGTAATACAATGTCatctaatgtaatccaatgtaatgtagtcgaatctaatgtaatctaatgtaatctaatctaatgataTCTAATCGAATGTTACCTAATtttatctaacctaatctaataaaatctgatgtaatctaacctaaaataatgtaatgtaaaatgatataatctaatctaatgtaacctaaccgaacataatgtaatgtaaagcaatgtcatctaatctaatttaatgtaatgttgTCTAATCAAATGAAATCTAACCTAATATAGTCAAATGAAATCGAATGGAATGTAATCTAATGGAATGTACtgaaatgtaatataatgaaatctgatgtaatctaatctaatgtaatctaacctaatataatctaatgtaatgtactctaatgtaatgtaatataatccaatccagtgtaatctaatataatataatccaagcaaatataatctaatgtaatgtactctaatctaatgaaatctaatgcaatgtaatctaatccaatggaatataatctaatataatcccCTCCCCTGAAAAACATGCAGTACCTTCTTTCAGGCCCAGAATCCACATGGTGTCCAGAGAGTCTATGAGGGTCAAACCCAGTCCAAACCACTCTCCAAAGGACTTGGAGATGGGCTTGAACTCGTCGTGACCCCAATGCGTGGTCCTTGTAGCCCGTCCACGCGTGTCTGAAAGCCTGGTGTACCGCTTCCAGTCGGTCCACGACCCCAGATGAAACTACAGACACACGGATAAATAAGGAATTAAAGCCAGAGGCTCCTCCATGAGGCTCTTCATACACTGATTATTTTCAGTAGGAGAAATATTCTGTGCTGTGCTTTGATTCTGCTGCTGGGTTTTATACCACGTGTTAAAGATGTTCaaactttaagtaaaaaaaaaaaatggtggtgGTCTAAAACAGCATATAGGAGCAGAGCTGACCTGGGCTACCTTAAAGAATCTGTTTGAGAGGGAAACAACAAAGTTACTCCACGGAatcaaaaagaaggaaaagttTTCTCTACTCTGGAAACAAGTGGAAAAAAcagtatgatgaaaaaaaaaaactttacgcGTATTTGTTAGTACAGtctagtatagtatagcatagcatagcatagcatagaatagcctTTACTGTTACTGTATGTTCAATGAAATTAGTAGTGTTACTCCCATCACGTTACATGTTTCTGTTGTCATTTCATTTACAGTTgagtcagtttttgtttgttaatagcGTTGTTCCTTGACAATATtgcaaacaaaaatgaaaagggCAGGAAACACTTCAACATTAGGTCCCTTCTCAAAGAAACACCCATGAAAAACACTCACTGGaatataaaaactgtatttttaagtAAGACCAGACCAGAAAAGATGATTTACATATTAATagtgtggttgcacatgcacatggtgtgatatggggggctGGGGGGTGTAAATATCAAGTGCGTCATGATATAAATGTGAGTCTCAATAATCTCATGACATAAATGTGAGTTTCAATAACGTCATGATATAAATGTGTCTGGATAACTTCATGATATAAATGTGAGTCTCAATAACCTCATGATATAAATGTGTTTCAATAATGTCATTATATAAATGTGAGTCTCAATAACCTCATGATATAAATGTGAGTCTCATTAACCTCATGATATAAATGTGAGTCTAAATAACCTCATGATATAAATGTGAGTCTAAATAAACTCATGATATAAATGTGAGTCTCAATAACGTCATGATATAAATGTGAGTCTAAATAACCTCATGATACAAATGCGAGTCTTGATAAAGTCATGATATAAATGTGAGTCTATTTAACCTCATGATATAAATGTGAGTCTTGATAACCTCATGATATAAATGCGAGTCTCGATAACATCATGATATAAATGTGAGTCTATATAACCTCATGATATAAATGTGAGTCTGGATAACGTCATGATATAAATGTGAGTCTAAATAAACTCATGATATAAATGTGAGTCTCAATAACCTCATGATATAAATGTGTTTCAATGTCATGATATAAATGTGAGTCTCAATAATGTCATGATATAAATGTGTGTCTCGATAACGTCATGATATAAATGTGAGTCTCAATAACCTCATGATACAAATGTGAGTCTCAATAACCTCATGATATAAATGTGAGTCTGGATAACGTCATGATATAAATGTGAGTCTCAATAACCTCATGATATAAATGTGTTTCAATGTCATGATACGAATGTGAGTCTCAATAATGTCATGATATAAATGTGAGTCTCGATAACGTCATGATATAAATGTGAGTCTCAATAACCTTATGATACAAATGTGAGTCTCAATAACCTCATGATATAAATGTGAGTCTGGATAACGTCATGATATAAATGTGAGTCTCAATAACCTCATGATATAAATGTGTTTCAATGTCATGATATAAATGTGAGTCTCAATAATGTCATGATATAAATGTGAGTCTCGATAACGTCATTATATAAATGTGAGTCTCAATAACCTCATGATACAAATGTGAGTCTCAACAACCTCATGATATAAATGTGAGTCTCAATAACCTCATGATATAAATGTGAGTCTAAATAAACTCATGATATAAATGTGAGTCTAAATAAGGTCATGATATAAATGCAAGTCTTGATAACATCATGACATAAATGTGAGTCTCAATAACGTCATGATATAAATGTGAGTCTAAATAACCTCATGATATAAATGCGAATCTCGATAACATCGTGATATATATGTGAGTTTCAATAACCCCATGATACAAATGTGAGTCTTAATAATGTCCTGATATAAATGTGAGTTGAGTCGTTGCCTGTTTCTGCAGTGTTTCCTGCTGCTTCCTTCTCATTGGCTGAAGGCAGAGGTTCTGTGGCCTGGTCGGCTTCGGTCATCGCTCCTCTCCAGCTGCATGACAAGAGTAAAACCTGTTATTTATGAATGAAGAGTTGAATCATTTATCATTGCTTCTCTGAAACACTCTCTGCTGGACTTCTGCTGCTGGTAAATGACGACTAATGATTATTCTAATGTTCTCTGATCCATTCTGAACGCTGATGAAAGGCTGACTGACCTGACTATCTTCTCCTCAGTGTTCTCCTCTTCATCTTGAACCACCTCTTGTTCTTGCTTTTCTCCACCTGCTGTGTCAGATACGTTTCCTCCTTTCTGCAGGTTGGGTGGACCTCTCTTATTTGGAAATGTCTTCTTCTGTGAATAAACAGGGAACTCGAGCTAAAAAAGCGGAAGACCTCATGATAGATCAGTGTTatgtacattatatggacaaaagtgtgtggacacattgaattcaggtgtttcttttcaaacaggggtctgggatacaaaacaacaatgactaatgtcggaatataattttatattatgggataaatatcattgcattggttagtttggtttaaattgttatctttgcttccaaaatgcctcaaagatggttttacttaatttctctccaaatggatttttttttaatctatgagtatgatattaaatgttctacctttaaaagttctaaaacaaaaaattgtgctctgactgtaaataataattttctaccactcaccatctactttcttcaaatctcccaaggaaatattgatgtttttatatcaaatcagcatgaacagctgtagacataatgtgtccacatacttttgaccatatagtttataaacatccatatttccttaaagtttaatgggagatttttcttcctcagtgacaaAGTAgagggttagttgtggtagaaaattctcatttacagtcagagcaaaaaaaatagttcagaaatttagaggcagaacatttaaaatcatagtcatagataaaaaaaaaacaaaacatcaatgaTGAGaataattaagtcaaaaccatatctgagtcatttttgaagcaaaaataacaatttaatccaaactaaccaatgcgatggcacttatcccaatataaaactatattataacattagtcattattgtgttgtatcccagacccctgttagaaaagaaacacctgaattcaacgcgtccacatacttttgtccatatagagtaTCTAAATGTCTGAGGTTTTACTCATGAAAATGGACTTTTCCTGttaaatatttcagtgaaaatgaagtTGTTAGTTTTGGTAGTGAACAGATCCAGCTCAAACCTTAAGGGCAGGTTTAGGCAGATCAGGGGTGTTTGGTCCTCTGGGCCCACAACAGCACCTGGATCCTCAACGGGCCCCGGATACAGGAGCTGGGGGATTTCCTGCAGCTGGACCCAGAACAGGTTTCACCCCTGGGGGGACGGGCTTCAGCTCTCAGTCATTCAGACCAGTCCTCCCTgtcggacaaacacacacacacacacacacacacacacacacacacacacacacacacacacacacacagaaggtaAACACACTGAGAACACAGATACACACGTTCTTCCACCGTTGACTCAATAAAACAGGTCAAACCCTCTGGAAAATGTCACTAAATTACATCATTTACTGAGTCATGTATGTATGTACCTGACTTTTACTGAGTTAGCGTTTGTAAATGATGATATTTGGAATTCTATATCTGTTTAAATTTAAAGTGGTAAAGAATTTTCTGCAAAAATTAGGAAATTAATGATTGGTTAATAAATTgcgttagaatagaatagaacagaattgtTCCAAGTAAATGCAGAAATTTCTCTTTTGTCATGGTTGTTAGACAAAGTTTAAAAACCACAACCCGGCATTAAAAACACCCCAACAGATTCAAAAACACAGaacaacagataaaaacaagtaaaacagacaaaataactaAAAGCACAGTGCAGATGTTTGTAGATGTTTTGTTGGTCGACGAATGAGCTGCAgatatttttcacagtaaaactgACCACAgagatctaatgtaatctaatctaatcctattcttatctaatctaatctgtcctatttttgtctaatctaatcttattcttatctaatctaatctgtcctagttttatctaatctaatcctatttttatctaatctaatcctatTCATatctaatgcaatctaatctTATCCTATTCTTATCTAATCCAATCTGTCctagttttatctaatctaatcctatTCATatctaatgcaatctaatctTATCCTATTCTTATCTAATCCAATCTGTCctagttttatctaatctaatcctatttttatctaatctaatctgtcctATTTTTATCTAATCCAATCCTATTtttatctaatataatctaatctgtcctatttttatctaatctaatctgtcctATGtttatctaatcaaatctaatcctactgttatctaatctaatctgtccCAGTTTTATCTAATCCAAACTAATCCTATtcgtatctaatctaatctaatctaatctaatctaattcatatctaatctaatctaatcatccATCTATAATAAATACATGTTATTTTCTCATCTTGTGGACATTGCAAAAacagattttctttctttctctccctctccatTATGCAGAAAACTAGCTATATTTGTTATTAACGTTCATTTATGTTCCACCATTTTCTCCTAT
This region of Sphaeramia orbicularis chromosome 12, fSphaOr1.1, whole genome shotgun sequence genomic DNA includes:
- the LOC115429173 gene encoding endoplasmic reticulum mannosyl-oligosaccharide 1,2-alpha-mannosidase-like, translating into MRRKQQETLQKQFHLGSWTDWKRYTRLSDTRGRATRTTHWGHDEFKPISKSFGEWFGLGLTLIDSLDTMWILGLKEEFTEARVWVEMDLSFHKNVDVNLFETTIRVLGGLISTYHLSADQLFLEKGEVVNEVMKLVHKLPGKHDGLVPMFINTNSGQFTHKGVFTLGARADSYYQYLLKPWIQGAKTEDEELQVYISESGVNAGTQTQTLRGWVSTQ